In a genomic window of Amyelois transitella isolate CPQ chromosome 29, ilAmyTran1.1, whole genome shotgun sequence:
- the LOC106137776 gene encoding uncharacterized protein LOC106137776, producing the protein MAGLKTLIFFALGVALLGVASCGADQSETAITGDDPIGSPDSNIDKRQIETPEVVLQLKYNGGELNRIYLAQFRKGAKQWVPSVPARTNLCADLCHAGLGGEGCGATCKDLVPVGLKSALSSANETHSAYGQPRYAVCPTLCQNKLGDPLCHCAALMGGAENNGTIDWSAICSAFCISDLYVLGGCPVCDQVSASPRQALTRTLDTAEGWAAWCDVQCRQGQGGAACNCDRAPFQ; encoded by the exons ATGGCTGGATTGAAAACTCTTATTTTCTTTGCCTTGGGCGTGGCGCTATTAGGGGTTGCGTCATGCGGCGCCGACCAATCAGAAACGGCCATCACCGGAGACGATCCAATAGGATCGCCTGATTCAAATATCGACAAACGTCAGATAGAGACGCCGGAGGTTGTTCTGCAATTGAAATATAATGGCGGGGAACTGAATAGGATATATTTGGCGCAGTTTAGAAAGGGCGCGAAGCAGTGGGTCCCTTCAGTGCCCGCGCGGACGAATTTGTGTGCGGACCTCTGTCACGCCG GTCTTGGAGGCGAGGGTTGCGGAGCTACCTGCAAGGACCTGGTGCCCGTGGGTCTCAAATCAGCTCTATCATCAGCCAATGAAACCCATTCGGCTTACGGACAACCGCGGTACGCAGTGTGCCCTACGCTCTGTCAAAACAAATTGG GTGACCCCTTATGCCACTGTGCTGCCTTAATGGGGGGCGCGGAAAACAATGGAACTATTGACTGGAGCGCCATCTGTAGTGCATTTTGCATTTCTGACCTATATGTGCTCGGTG GATGTCCAGTTTGCGACCAAGTTTCCGCTTCGCCCCGACAGGCTCTGACCAGGACGTTGGATACAGCGGAAGGGTGGGCAGCTTGGTGTGACGTGCAATGTCGACAGGGCCAAGGCGGGGCGGCGTGTAACTGCGATCGCGCACCTTTCCAGTAA